In the Solibacillus sp. FSL K6-1523 genome, one interval contains:
- a CDS encoding alkyl/aryl-sulfatase: protein MLNSKLDQSLPATTFTKKNNEAVKQFLNFEDRQDFENAKKGFIAPLLSKTLKSATGRTVWDTGKSEFLQTETDSETVNPSLWRNSQLQAISGLFKVVDGVYQVRGQSLATTFLIEGDNGVIVCDTGATVESAKAVMELYYTHRPKKPVTAIIISQSHADHFSGIQGILDYAEHPNIPIIAPEHFTEETLSENVLLGPIMRRRAEYQFGFNLDSGPRGVVSIGIGPISMSGTQSFEVPTVEINEEVQKMVVDGITFQFLLTPNTEAPVEMHFYIPNYKVLFVSENVNRSMHQIYTVRGAKTRDSLLWADAIDKTIELFKDEEIDALLMAHGWSEWGKEQALGHLKLQRDLYKYMHDQTVRLANHGYTMDEIAETIKLPDVLSKHWGNREYYGTLKHNVKGIYNFYLGYYSGHPSDLDALPQVESGIKYVQYMGGAKNVMKQAKIDFENGEYRWVAQVLKNVVMADPNNTEAKNLLADTFEQLGYQAESANWRNIYLVGAFELRNGIVKDRAPLDTSGFVSKTPVLEFLKLFAARLNGLNADGKKITINVTLSDENKDYTLYLENSVLTYKSSRLDTSPDASLIVDKLTFYGIANGRISPQQAVADAKLELSGDQHKLADFLSLFDRFNPLANIVIP from the coding sequence TTGTTAAATTCTAAATTAGACCAATCATTACCAGCAACTACTTTCACGAAGAAAAACAATGAAGCCGTAAAACAATTCTTGAACTTTGAGGATCGTCAGGATTTTGAAAATGCAAAAAAAGGTTTTATTGCCCCACTATTATCTAAAACACTTAAAAGTGCTACTGGGAGAACGGTTTGGGATACTGGCAAGTCAGAGTTTCTTCAAACAGAAACTGATTCTGAAACAGTCAATCCAAGTTTGTGGAGAAATTCACAATTACAAGCAATTTCAGGCTTATTTAAAGTAGTTGATGGAGTCTATCAAGTTCGTGGGCAATCATTGGCAACTACTTTTTTAATAGAAGGAGATAATGGCGTCATTGTCTGTGACACAGGAGCAACGGTTGAATCAGCCAAAGCGGTTATGGAACTATATTATACGCATAGACCGAAAAAGCCAGTGACTGCGATCATTATTAGTCAAAGTCACGCCGATCATTTTAGTGGGATTCAAGGTATTTTAGACTATGCAGAACATCCGAATATTCCAATTATTGCGCCAGAGCATTTTACAGAAGAAACATTAAGTGAGAATGTTCTATTAGGTCCAATTATGAGAAGACGTGCGGAATATCAATTTGGTTTTAATTTAGATTCGGGACCTAGAGGGGTTGTGTCTATTGGAATCGGTCCTATTTCAATGAGTGGTACACAAAGCTTTGAAGTGCCGACTGTCGAGATTAATGAAGAAGTACAAAAAATGGTAGTTGATGGTATAACATTCCAGTTTTTATTAACGCCCAATACAGAAGCACCAGTCGAAATGCATTTTTACATTCCAAATTACAAAGTGCTGTTTGTTTCGGAAAATGTCAATCGGTCGATGCATCAAATTTATACTGTGCGCGGGGCTAAAACGAGAGATTCTTTACTGTGGGCAGATGCAATCGATAAGACGATTGAGTTGTTTAAAGACGAAGAAATTGATGCATTGTTAATGGCGCATGGTTGGTCAGAATGGGGAAAAGAGCAAGCGCTTGGGCACCTGAAATTACAACGTGATCTGTACAAATATATGCATGATCAAACAGTACGATTAGCAAATCATGGCTATACGATGGATGAAATAGCTGAAACGATTAAACTTCCAGATGTATTAAGTAAGCATTGGGGGAATCGAGAGTATTATGGCACTTTAAAACATAATGTTAAAGGGATTTACAATTTTTATTTAGGCTATTATAGCGGGCACCCATCAGACTTAGACGCATTACCACAAGTGGAGTCAGGAATAAAATATGTCCAGTATATGGGCGGTGCTAAAAATGTGATGAAACAAGCGAAGATAGACTTTGAAAATGGTGAATATCGTTGGGTTGCACAAGTGCTCAAAAATGTTGTAATGGCAGATCCAAATAATACAGAAGCGAAAAATTTATTGGCGGATACATTTGAACAATTAGGGTATCAAGCTGAATCAGCAAATTGGCGCAATATTTATCTCGTAGGTGCGTTTGAATTAAGAAATGGCATAGTGAAAGATCGCGCACCTCTTGATACTTCAGGATTTGTGAGCAAAACACCAGTTTTGGAATTTTTAAAGCTTTTTGCAGCAAGACTAAATGGTCTGAATGCAGATGGCAAAAAAATAACGATAAATGTAACACTATCAGATGAAAATAAAGATTATACATTGTATCTTGAAAATTCTGTCCTAACGTATAAATCTAGTCGTTTAGATACTAGTCCAGATGCTTCTTTAATTGTAGATAAATTAACATTCTACGGAATTGCAAACGGTCGCATTTCTCCACAACAAGCAGTAGCGGATGCAAAACTAGAGCTATCAGGTGATCAACATAAATTGGCTGATTTCTTATCATTATTTGACCGATTTAATCCTTTAGCGAATATTGTAATCCCGTAA
- a CDS encoding CaiB/BaiF CoA transferase family protein, with protein MLKGIRIIDLSQYLPGPNATLRLADLGAEIIKIESPKGDPARFPPEKDGGEKYLFRAQNRDKKSVTLDLKELADQRIAMDLIKQADVVIESFRPGVTKRLGISYEDVLKEKSDIVYCSLSGYGQEGVMNHLGSHDINYMALSGVLSQLKDDDEKPIHPSTTIADLFGGIAASESIVAALLKKERTGKGTYLDIALADVMVTLMTNHILIESATGRQKGLEKIYKELVCYSLYETKDGRFVSFGGLEPKFWKNFCLAVNKEEWLPEHYSNSEDTNPVYIEMKKLFKSRTLEEWTTFSLEVDCCMAPVLETSEVANHPYYKGRNMIQEKWGHRYVATRFTEGGSLLTNAALPPKHGEHTESELSKLAQALK; from the coding sequence ATGTTGAAAGGTATACGTATTATTGATCTTTCTCAATATTTACCTGGACCAAATGCAACGTTGCGTTTAGCCGATTTAGGTGCCGAAATTATTAAAATAGAATCACCAAAAGGGGATCCGGCACGCTTTCCACCAGAAAAAGATGGTGGAGAAAAATATCTTTTTCGCGCACAAAATCGAGATAAAAAAAGCGTTACACTCGATTTGAAAGAACTGGCAGATCAACGAATTGCGATGGATTTAATTAAGCAAGCAGATGTTGTCATTGAGAGTTTTCGTCCAGGCGTTACAAAGCGTTTAGGGATTAGTTATGAAGATGTCCTAAAAGAAAAATCAGATATTGTGTATTGTTCATTATCGGGTTATGGGCAAGAAGGTGTGATGAACCATTTAGGAAGCCATGATATTAATTATATGGCGTTAAGCGGTGTACTTTCACAGCTCAAAGATGATGATGAAAAACCGATTCACCCAAGTACAACAATTGCGGATTTATTTGGAGGAATTGCTGCAAGTGAATCGATTGTTGCAGCCCTTTTGAAAAAGGAAAGGACGGGAAAAGGGACTTACCTTGATATCGCATTAGCAGATGTTATGGTCACATTAATGACGAATCATATTTTAATCGAATCGGCTACAGGTAGACAAAAAGGGCTTGAAAAAATATACAAAGAGCTTGTATGCTACAGCCTTTATGAAACGAAGGATGGTCGGTTTGTCAGCTTTGGAGGACTTGAACCAAAGTTTTGGAAAAATTTCTGCTTAGCGGTAAATAAAGAAGAATGGTTACCTGAGCATTATTCAAATTCAGAGGATACGAATCCAGTATACATTGAAATGAAAAAGTTGTTCAAAAGTCGAACATTAGAGGAATGGACAACGTTTTCACTAGAAGTCGACTGCTGCATGGCGCCCGTATTGGAAACGAGCGAAGTAGCAAATCATCCTTATTATAAAGGTCGAAATATGATTCAAGAGAAATGGGGACATCGTTATGTTGCAACCCGTTTTACAGAGGGGGGTTCATTGCTAACGAACGCTGCACTTCCTCCAAAACATGGAGAACATACAGAATCTGAACTTAGCAAACTCGCGCAAGCTTTAAAATAA
- a CDS encoding electron transfer flavoprotein subunit alpha/FixB family protein, with protein MSKKVLVLGEVREGVLRNVSFEAIAAAKKIANGGEIVAVLLGDAVQNCGAEMIHYGADRVVAVEEPNLKTYTSDGFSQAFLAVYEQEKPEAIVFGHTALGKDLSPKLASKLASGLISDITNIEGEGKDALFVRPIYSGKAFEKVQFNEGLYFFTIRPNNIAPLEKDLNRSGDVSTLSVEITNLRTVITELVRKVAEGVDLSEAKVVIAGGRGVKSAEGFQPLQELANLLGGAVGASRGACDADYCDYSLQIGQTGKIVTPDLYIAVGISGAIQHVAGMSNSKIIVAINKDPEANIFKIADYGIVGDLFEVIPMMIEELKQLKVSV; from the coding sequence ATGTCGAAAAAAGTATTAGTACTTGGTGAAGTACGTGAAGGTGTGTTGCGTAATGTTTCGTTTGAAGCGATTGCAGCAGCGAAGAAGATTGCAAATGGTGGTGAAATCGTCGCTGTATTACTTGGGGATGCTGTTCAAAACTGTGGCGCGGAAATGATTCACTACGGAGCTGATCGTGTCGTAGCTGTCGAAGAACCGAATTTAAAAACATATACATCTGATGGTTTCAGTCAAGCTTTTTTAGCTGTTTATGAGCAAGAAAAACCAGAAGCGATTGTTTTTGGTCATACAGCACTTGGGAAAGATTTGTCGCCTAAACTTGCAAGTAAGTTAGCATCGGGATTAATTTCTGATATTACAAATATTGAAGGTGAAGGGAAGGATGCCCTTTTCGTTCGCCCGATTTATTCTGGAAAAGCGTTTGAGAAAGTTCAATTCAATGAGGGATTGTATTTCTTCACAATACGTCCCAACAACATTGCGCCACTTGAAAAAGACTTAAATCGTAGTGGTGATGTATCGACGCTATCTGTTGAAATTACAAATTTACGTACGGTTATTACAGAGCTTGTTCGTAAAGTAGCGGAAGGAGTGGACCTATCAGAAGCAAAAGTTGTAATTGCAGGTGGACGCGGTGTAAAAAGTGCTGAAGGATTCCAGCCGTTACAAGAACTGGCTAATTTGTTAGGGGGCGCAGTTGGTGCTTCGCGTGGTGCATGTGATGCAGATTACTGTGATTACTCTTTACAAATTGGACAGACCGGTAAAATCGTTACACCTGATTTATATATCGCAGTCGGTATTTCTGGAGCAATTCAACATGTCGCAGGAATGTCGAATTCAAAAATTATCGTAGCGATTAACAAAGATCCTGAAGCAAACATTTTCAAAATTGCAGATTATGGGATTGTCGGTGATTTATTTGAAGTCATTCCGATGATGATTGAAGAACTAAAACAACTTAAAGTTTCAGTTTAG
- a CDS encoding SDR family NAD(P)-dependent oxidoreductase has product MQNILDLNGKVGLVTGAGQGVGRQIALHLGAHNAGGVIVNDFYLERAEAVAAEIEQAGGKAIALQGDVSSYESVEHMINVGNQHFGKIDILVNNAGNSGADPTAVERGIPFWETNPASWDPWLDVNLRGVLNCCRAAIPGMVERKEGRIITIMSDAGRVGEPGLEVYSAAKAGGAGLMRALARSLGRYMITANTVAIAATNTPAIAARLEDEVMLRKMLSNYVIRRIGEPSDVANMALFLASDASGWITGQTYPVNGGFSFNQ; this is encoded by the coding sequence ATGCAAAATATATTAGATCTAAACGGAAAAGTAGGGCTTGTTACGGGAGCGGGGCAAGGCGTTGGGCGTCAAATTGCGCTTCATCTTGGCGCGCATAATGCAGGTGGTGTCATTGTGAATGATTTTTACCTTGAACGTGCGGAAGCGGTAGCAGCAGAAATCGAACAAGCGGGCGGAAAGGCGATTGCATTGCAAGGAGATGTTTCTTCTTACGAAAGTGTAGAGCATATGATTAACGTAGGAAATCAACATTTTGGAAAGATTGATATTTTAGTAAACAATGCAGGAAATTCAGGTGCTGATCCCACCGCTGTGGAGCGCGGAATTCCATTTTGGGAGACAAATCCAGCATCATGGGATCCATGGTTGGATGTCAACTTACGTGGTGTGCTCAATTGTTGCCGAGCAGCGATTCCCGGAATGGTTGAGCGAAAAGAAGGTCGGATAATTACTATTATGTCCGACGCGGGTCGTGTAGGTGAGCCAGGACTTGAAGTATATTCAGCAGCCAAAGCGGGTGGAGCTGGACTTATGCGCGCATTAGCACGTTCACTTGGCAGATATATGATAACGGCAAATACAGTTGCCATTGCAGCAACAAATACACCGGCAATCGCTGCTAGATTAGAAGATGAGGTTATGCTACGTAAAATGTTAAGTAACTACGTAATTCGCCGGATTGGTGAACCAAGTGATGTAGCGAACATGGCTTTGTTTTTGGCGTCGGATGCTTCAGGTTGGATTACGGGTCAAACATATCCGGTTAATGGAGGATTTTCTTTCAATCAATAA
- a CDS encoding electron transfer flavoprotein subunit beta/FixA family protein, which yields MNIYVLMKRTFDTEEKIAIVNGKIVEDGAEFIINPYDEYAIEEAIQVRDANGGEVTVITIGDEEAEKQLRTALAMGANKAVLINIEDDLDELDEYTSAKILASYLQDKEADLILAGNVAIDGGSGQVGPRVAEFLGINYVTTITSLEVEGKDVKIVRDVEGDAEMIQTSLPILITAQQGLNEPRYPSLPGIMQAKKKPLEELELDDLDLTEEAVAAKTKTVEVYLPAAKKEGRVLEGDIKNQVSELINLLNKEAKVI from the coding sequence ATGAATATATATGTCTTAATGAAAAGAACGTTCGATACAGAGGAAAAAATCGCAATCGTTAATGGAAAAATCGTTGAAGATGGTGCAGAATTTATCATCAATCCGTACGATGAATATGCCATTGAAGAAGCAATTCAAGTTCGTGATGCAAATGGTGGTGAAGTAACAGTTATTACCATAGGAGATGAAGAAGCGGAAAAACAACTCCGTACCGCGCTGGCGATGGGCGCGAATAAAGCGGTGCTCATTAATATTGAAGATGACCTAGATGAGTTGGACGAATATACATCAGCAAAAATTTTAGCTTCCTATTTACAAGACAAAGAAGCCGATTTAATTCTTGCAGGGAATGTTGCCATTGATGGAGGTTCAGGACAAGTTGGCCCACGTGTAGCAGAGTTTTTAGGCATTAATTATGTAACGACAATTACAAGCCTTGAAGTTGAAGGTAAAGATGTGAAAATCGTTCGAGATGTCGAAGGAGACGCCGAAATGATTCAAACGTCATTGCCGATACTAATAACAGCACAGCAAGGACTAAATGAACCGCGTTATCCATCGTTACCAGGCATTATGCAAGCAAAGAAAAAGCCTCTTGAGGAGCTAGAGTTAGATGATTTAGATCTTACTGAGGAGGCGGTAGCAGCGAAGACAAAAACAGTTGAAGTTTATCTTCCAGCTGCTAAAAAAGAAGGGCGCGTACTTGAAGGAGATATTAAAAATCAAGTTTCGGAGCTCATAAATTTACTTAATAAGGAAGCTAAAGTAATCTAA
- a CDS encoding acyl-CoA dehydrogenase family protein: MVDFKVSNEIKEVISALYKFIDAEIEPLREKFNRELTSDRYLYDEEGVYVKEIQEALTQVRVKSAEAGFYNMFGDPKLGGNGDDYGPVSVALIFESLSKKYGVDLFVREIFPKGLFSGGLTPVLLGMKQEVMEEVLPEIASGETILCFGLSEPDAGSDVWNIRTKAVKDGDHWIINGTKQWITNAYYAKYMMTFAVTDQELVDKRKGGISCFLVPFDGETCIPTSTIPALGHLGSATAIVSIENARVHEKYLIGELHQGFGKALHGVDIGRVVMAADCVGIAEWALDIAVSYANERKTFGTTIGNHQAIQMMLAECAIDIYAGKNMLLNCAWKLEHQSEFPIKEISMIKAFCTEMSQRVVDKCMQIHGGMGLTNELKLEKAWRAARMTRVPDGTTEIQKRTVAKRLLQGDLNF; this comes from the coding sequence ATGGTAGATTTTAAAGTTTCTAATGAAATCAAGGAAGTTATTTCTGCACTTTATAAGTTTATTGATGCGGAAATAGAGCCACTAAGAGAAAAGTTTAACAGAGAGCTCACAAGTGACCGCTATCTATATGACGAAGAAGGGGTCTATGTAAAAGAAATTCAGGAAGCATTGACGCAAGTTCGAGTAAAATCAGCGGAAGCAGGATTTTATAATATGTTTGGAGATCCAAAATTAGGAGGCAATGGAGATGACTACGGACCTGTTTCAGTAGCATTAATTTTCGAGAGTCTGTCAAAAAAATACGGCGTCGATCTATTCGTCAGAGAAATTTTTCCAAAAGGCCTTTTTTCAGGGGGACTCACACCGGTTCTTTTAGGGATGAAACAAGAAGTGATGGAGGAAGTTCTTCCAGAAATCGCGAGTGGGGAAACGATTCTTTGCTTTGGTTTAAGTGAGCCAGATGCAGGATCGGATGTATGGAATATACGAACGAAAGCAGTGAAGGACGGGGACCACTGGATTATAAACGGAACGAAGCAATGGATTACAAATGCCTATTATGCAAAATACATGATGACATTTGCTGTTACAGATCAGGAGCTTGTAGATAAGCGAAAAGGTGGAATTAGCTGCTTTTTAGTTCCATTTGATGGTGAGACGTGTATACCAACTTCAACCATTCCAGCATTAGGTCATTTAGGGTCTGCTACAGCGATTGTGTCAATTGAAAATGCAAGAGTCCATGAAAAATATTTAATTGGGGAATTGCATCAAGGGTTCGGAAAAGCATTGCACGGTGTGGATATTGGTCGAGTTGTAATGGCGGCAGATTGTGTTGGGATAGCAGAATGGGCTTTGGATATTGCAGTCAGTTACGCAAATGAACGAAAAACTTTTGGTACGACAATCGGCAATCATCAAGCGATTCAAATGATGTTGGCAGAATGTGCAATCGATATTTATGCGGGAAAAAACATGTTGCTAAATTGTGCGTGGAAGCTAGAGCATCAATCTGAATTTCCTATTAAAGAAATTTCAATGATAAAAGCTTTCTGTACGGAAATGTCGCAGCGAGTCGTCGATAAATGTATGCAAATACACGGTGGGATGGGCTTAACGAATGAGTTGAAGCTAGAGAAGGCGTGGCGAGCAGCAAGAATGACGAGGGTACCAGATGGGACGACTGAAATCCAAAAACGAACAGTTGCGAAAAGATTACTACAAGGCGACTTGAACTTTTAA
- a CDS encoding CaiB/BaiF CoA transferase family protein yields MYPLENIRILDLTNLLPGSFSTMILSDLGAEVIKIEKPTDGNSARQTIPGLFEAIDRGKKSVELDLKNEVDKEILRNLIKESDVLIEGFKPGVMKKLGFAKEDAEQLNSSIIYCSISGYGQDGPYSLLPGHDLNYLAVSGMLSISGDPKGSPEAAGGVQIAELATSLFTTISILAALLQRTTQQDSVYIDVSMVESALAFMIPRIAEYHARGEPSKDNFMGRGAYGTFKTKDNQYIAIACVEDMHWEKFCETVGMKEFLLDEMFNSWMKRMENAEIINDRIAGIIAKKTLVEWMNLFAGENIPISPVNSIKDLVKDPQLKYRKSILKKDGKLRAFYPAKFENVAIKKQ; encoded by the coding sequence ATGTATCCATTAGAAAACATTCGAATTCTCGATTTAACGAATTTATTGCCAGGCTCGTTTTCTACGATGATATTGTCAGATTTAGGTGCAGAAGTAATTAAAATTGAAAAGCCAACTGATGGCAATTCGGCTAGACAAACAATCCCGGGTTTATTTGAAGCGATAGACCGTGGGAAAAAAAGTGTTGAGCTAGACTTGAAAAATGAAGTGGATAAAGAAATTTTACGGAATTTAATAAAAGAGAGTGATGTATTAATAGAAGGTTTTAAACCAGGTGTTATGAAAAAACTCGGATTTGCTAAAGAGGATGCCGAACAGTTGAATTCTTCCATCATTTATTGTTCGATTTCTGGATATGGTCAGGACGGTCCCTATAGTTTATTGCCAGGGCATGATTTAAATTATTTGGCGGTATCTGGAATGTTAAGTATTAGTGGTGATCCAAAGGGCAGTCCTGAGGCAGCAGGAGGCGTCCAAATAGCTGAACTAGCAACATCTCTTTTTACAACGATTTCTATATTGGCGGCATTGCTACAAAGAACGACACAGCAAGACAGTGTGTATATAGATGTATCTATGGTTGAAAGCGCATTAGCATTCATGATTCCGAGAATAGCTGAATATCATGCTAGAGGCGAACCGAGTAAAGATAACTTTATGGGGCGCGGTGCATACGGAACATTTAAAACGAAGGATAATCAATATATTGCAATTGCCTGTGTAGAAGATATGCATTGGGAAAAGTTTTGTGAAACGGTTGGTATGAAAGAGTTTTTGCTAGATGAAATGTTTAATAGTTGGATGAAACGAATGGAAAATGCAGAAATCATTAATGATCGCATCGCGGGCATTATTGCGAAGAAAACATTGGTGGAATGGATGAACCTATTTGCCGGTGAAAATATACCGATTAGTCCTGTTAATTCAATTAAAGATTTAGTAAAAGACCCCCAATTGAAATACAGAAAGTCAATTTTGAAAAAAGATGGGAAATTGAGGGCATTTTACCCTGCAAAATTCGAAAATGTAGCGATAAAAAAGCAATAA
- a CDS encoding MaoC/PaaZ C-terminal domain-containing protein: MSYRKLENIEFPEITHTQLVKYAGASGDFNPIHTVEPFAVQAGLGGVIAHGMLVMGFIGESIPKWFEHYSIKKISGRFKGMTKPGEKIIVSGDVVEEKDGRLFCTAQAANAAGDIKVMAKFEVEKRQ; the protein is encoded by the coding sequence ATGAGTTACCGAAAATTGGAGAATATTGAATTCCCGGAAATTACGCATACACAATTAGTGAAGTACGCAGGTGCTTCTGGAGATTTTAATCCCATCCATACAGTGGAGCCTTTTGCCGTGCAAGCGGGATTAGGTGGCGTCATTGCACATGGAATGCTTGTGATGGGTTTTATAGGTGAGTCGATTCCGAAATGGTTTGAGCATTATTCAATCAAAAAGATTTCAGGAAGATTTAAAGGTATGACGAAACCAGGAGAAAAAATCATCGTTTCTGGTGATGTTGTAGAAGAGAAAGATGGCCGATTATTTTGTACCGCGCAAGCTGCTAATGCGGCTGGTGATATAAAGGTTATGGCTAAATTTGAAGTTGAAAAGAGACAGTAG
- a CDS encoding acyl-CoA dehydrogenase family protein produces MTNTTVLENKHRAYFTDQHIMFRDSLRRFLDKEAKPYFDQWEKDRLVPKSFWKKLGEQGFLCSWVDEKYGGMGADFIFTVILTEEIRRIGAGLGGIGVHSNVVAPYIANFGTEEQKKKYFPGLISGETIIAVAMTEPGAGSDLAAIQTTAVKDGDSYIINGQKTFISNGILSDLIVVVCKTDPQANPAHKGISLFLVESGTPGFSRGRKLDKVGMHSQDTSELVFEDVRVPASNLLGVEGKGFYHLMKELQQERLVSAVGAQTAAEEMLNMTIEYVKERKAFGQSISDFQNTQFKLAEMATNVQLGRALLDSLIIKHMEGQEINSEVAMAKWWISDNSRKMAPECMQLHGGYGYMEEYKIARYYRDVAVGPIFAGSNEIMKVIIAKGLGL; encoded by the coding sequence ATGACAAATACTACAGTTTTAGAAAATAAACATCGTGCTTACTTTACTGATCAGCATATTATGTTTCGGGATTCGCTGCGTCGATTTTTAGACAAGGAAGCAAAGCCGTACTTTGATCAATGGGAAAAAGATCGACTCGTACCAAAAAGTTTTTGGAAGAAGCTGGGCGAACAAGGTTTTCTTTGTTCATGGGTAGATGAAAAATATGGTGGCATGGGCGCTGATTTTATTTTCACTGTAATTTTAACGGAGGAAATAAGACGAATTGGAGCGGGTCTAGGTGGCATTGGGGTTCATAGTAATGTTGTAGCACCTTATATCGCTAATTTTGGAACAGAGGAGCAAAAGAAAAAATACTTCCCTGGTTTAATTAGTGGAGAAACGATTATTGCTGTGGCGATGACAGAGCCGGGTGCAGGGTCTGATTTGGCAGCGATTCAAACAACAGCGGTTAAGGATGGAGACAGTTACATTATTAATGGTCAAAAAACATTTATTTCAAACGGTATTTTATCCGATTTAATCGTAGTTGTTTGTAAAACCGATCCACAGGCAAATCCAGCACATAAAGGAATTAGTCTGTTTTTAGTAGAAAGTGGCACACCAGGATTTAGCCGTGGAAGAAAACTAGATAAAGTAGGTATGCATAGTCAGGATACATCTGAGTTAGTGTTTGAAGATGTTCGCGTGCCAGCTTCCAATTTACTTGGTGTAGAGGGAAAAGGATTCTATCATTTAATGAAAGAGTTACAACAGGAAAGACTTGTTTCTGCTGTTGGAGCTCAAACTGCGGCTGAAGAAATGCTGAACATGACGATTGAATATGTAAAAGAGCGAAAGGCATTTGGACAGTCGATTAGTGATTTTCAGAATACTCAATTTAAGCTAGCTGAAATGGCGACAAATGTGCAACTTGGCCGTGCATTGCTAGATAGCCTAATTATCAAGCATATGGAAGGTCAAGAAATTAATTCTGAAGTAGCGATGGCGAAATGGTGGATTTCAGATAACTCAAGAAAAATGGCGCCGGAATGCATGCAACTTCACGGAGGCTATGGCTATATGGAGGAGTATAAAATTGCGCGCTATTATCGTGACGTTGCAGTTGGACCAATTTTCGCAGGTTCCAATGAAATTATGAAAGTGATTATTGCAAAAGGGCTTGGTTTGTAA
- a CDS encoding crotonase/enoyl-CoA hydratase family protein: MNTREDLILTERRGRLLIVTINRPEAKNAFDFATSSQMNEAMDMYENDPELSVAIITGAGGVFSAGADLKALGRGEKLSGPMLSRGGFGIMRKPPNKPIIAAIEGHAVAGGFELALCCDLIVAAKGSKMGLPEAKHNLVAVGGGLIHLPKRMPYHLVMELALTADMWPVERMHTYGVVNRIAEPGESLNVAIELAERLLENGPTALIASKEIIRQSYDWTVEEAWENQVPIAKHAMESEDRDEGLRAFAEKRKPVWTGR; encoded by the coding sequence ATGAATACACGTGAAGATCTTATTTTAACTGAGAGAAGAGGTCGACTTCTCATCGTTACGATTAATCGACCAGAGGCTAAAAATGCGTTTGATTTTGCAACATCATCTCAAATGAATGAGGCGATGGATATGTACGAAAATGATCCAGAATTATCTGTTGCCATTATTACTGGAGCAGGGGGAGTATTTTCAGCGGGTGCCGATTTAAAAGCGTTAGGACGTGGAGAAAAGTTGAGCGGACCAATGTTAAGCCGAGGTGGGTTCGGTATTATGCGTAAGCCACCGAATAAACCGATTATTGCAGCAATTGAAGGGCATGCAGTAGCAGGCGGGTTTGAATTGGCTCTATGTTGTGACCTAATCGTAGCCGCAAAAGGTTCTAAAATGGGTCTGCCTGAGGCAAAGCACAATTTAGTAGCTGTAGGAGGTGGGTTAATCCATTTACCTAAACGAATGCCATACCACTTAGTAATGGAGCTTGCACTTACTGCAGATATGTGGCCGGTTGAAAGGATGCATACTTACGGAGTTGTCAATCGAATCGCGGAGCCAGGGGAGTCGCTAAATGTAGCAATTGAACTTGCAGAACGCCTACTTGAAAATGGGCCAACTGCACTTATTGCGAGTAAAGAAATTATTCGTCAATCCTATGATTGGACAGTGGAAGAGGCTTGGGAAAATCAAGTGCCAATTGCAAAGCACGCTATGGAATCGGAAGACCGTGATGAAGGGTTACGTGCATTTGCTGAAAAACGTAAACCTGTTTGGACGGGACGTTAA
- a CDS encoding FAS1-like dehydratase domain-containing protein, producing the protein MERNLKKFIGQDLETYHYTIEKSKVDELVAVLNPNSDVKKDDNYIPATFPTVIEFWGSSISMAKALQLNLEKVLHGEQEYEYIKDFALGDVITVASKIEDVYTKASMNFIVVNKKFINQKDELVAIGKSTIIERF; encoded by the coding sequence TTGGAAAGAAATTTAAAAAAGTTTATTGGGCAGGATTTAGAAACGTATCATTATACGATTGAAAAATCGAAAGTGGATGAGTTAGTAGCAGTTTTAAATCCAAACTCGGATGTGAAAAAGGACGATAATTATATCCCCGCAACTTTTCCAACGGTTATCGAATTTTGGGGATCTTCCATATCAATGGCTAAGGCACTGCAGCTAAATTTAGAGAAAGTACTGCACGGAGAACAAGAATATGAATATATTAAGGATTTTGCCTTAGGAGATGTGATTACTGTAGCGTCAAAAATTGAGGATGTTTATACAAAAGCATCTATGAATTTTATTGTAGTTAATAAAAAGTTTATCAATCAAAAAGATGAGCTAGTGGCGATTGGAAAATCAACTATAATTGAGCGGTTTTAA